aaacgagacAGACATTGAATAACAAAACCTTTACGCATTGCAAGCAAGTAAAGCCAACACGCagcaaaacgcaacacaaaacagaacaaaaacaagcagcaaagaaatacattatactaaaagaattaaaatatatGAACAAATGTGATCGATTTGTGTGTAATGGTTAATAATCCAATGTATTTGTACATCTTTAAGCAGGCAGGAACActtgaaatgcaaaaaaggaaaaaaacacactgaaaTAGCACATCATCTAAGCAAATGTATTTATTCGAACGCGGCTTATCCTCTTTGTTTTCGCGATAGCCGAAACGCCAATGCTACAGAGGGGATATTGGTAAAACcgtttttgcacaaaacatgAGACGTATGCATTAAGAAAAGCGTGGGGAGGCCAAGGAACGCAGATCCCATGGGGTACCTTGTTTGGCGGCCTGTGGAAGGAAGTGTATGTAAagactagttttgtttttgcttccgtAATATGGTTCACAACCAATATAAAAACCTCCCCACTATAAATGGCCCTTACACGCGCCAGCATTAAAACCAGAAACCGCCTCAATACGctatttttaaccatttttacATCCTCGTTGCAGCTGCTTTTTAGGCGGATGTGTGGAGGTTGTTGTAGTGGAAAGTTAGAAGAAATTTAAACAGGGAAATTAGTGTAGTGCAGAATcattttgagaaaaaaaaaccgagagCCTTTAGGAACTTTAAATGCTCTCCTTACTATTACTTTGCACGTTTAGGTGCAATTGGTCCTTCACCTTCCCGGTTTTACTTGCTTTAGTTTAGAGAAAATGTACCCTAGTGCAGAAAGATCATCCTTTGAAGAGAAACTGGCTGACACTAAATATTCGTTTGTAGAGAAAGTTTCTTGAGAATCAGGGGTGCTGCCGCACCAGCCGCGCGTCGCAGTAGTGTGTTGGTTAAGTAGAAATTTACGATTTGTTGAATagtatttttaaattgctgATAATGAATCCTTTTCGGtactcataaaaaaacatagaaattaaatcattcgatCAGATCCATATTTTCTCGTCTATTTCTTCGTCACAATCGGAACGCGGAGCAAATCCATATTTGAAACGCGACTTGCgatttaacaaaacacacaacaaacaaatataacaaattGATCACAAAACATGTTAAGCTGATATATCATAAATcttcataaacaaaacaaaaccagcaacagcagcagctacatACACACAATCGGTGTGTATGAAGCAAAGGACAATGAAAAGCAttgcaacaaagaaaaaaaacagcatacAAACGGCAAAGACAAAAGTATTtcgataataaattattaaactgtAAAGGAATAAATAAGGTATTGCAATGAAATTGTTGAGAAATCATGGTGATTTGTTAATGGAAGAGAATCGAAATCCGAAttatttgtacattttttcgcTCTCATTATTTTATCCGCACCTAACCACTTCCGTAACGACCTTTTGTGGTCCATGATTCAAAAGTGCGTTCTCTGTCTCTGTAGGAACGCACACTTGTTTTGACAGCTCCCGAAACGTCACATGTGACAGCTGCCAGCGCTAGCTGCGTTTCGCCGCTTCCTGCTTTAGACAGTTCGctcgttctctctttctttccggCTCGTCGCAGAGTCTAGTGAACACACATTTTGTGTATCATTAAATTAACTTTTAAGCCCTGTAAGTGTTTCGGTTTATGAAGCGTTGTTCACCAGCACGTAACATCACACCGTTAGCATGGGTGGGAATTGTGGGAAGTGAATATTTGGTCCTGGAATGCACGGAAAAAGCGTATCGTGGCCAATGTTTTTCACCGCACCGGGTGATGTTTGAATGGGAGGGAGTAAGGTGGTGATGTTGCTTGACGTTAGCGCACCGTCGTTTTTTCGTGTACGATGTTGCGTGCTGTTCTGGGGCTTCGAATCTATTAAAATAACCTGATtactaataaaattatttttgttctcGGTTGTAGTGTAAGGCGTCGAAATGGGACGCGTAATTCGTGCGCAGCGTAAAGGTGCCGGATCCGTGTTCCGGGCACACACCAAGAAGCGAAAGGGACAGCCCAAGTTGCGCCATCTCGACTATGCCGAGCGTCACGGTTACCTGAAGGGTGTCGTGAAggtaagtttgtttttcacggCATTTACGATGTTCAACTCACTATTcccgtttgtttacatttgtagCAAATCATCCACGATCCGGGCCGTGGTGCACCGCTGGCGGTCGTTAATTTCCGCGACCCGTACCGCTTCCGGTTGAACAAGCAGCTGTTCATTGCGGCTGAAGGTATGTACACCGGCCAGTTCGTGTACTGTGGACGTCGGGCGCAGCTGCAGATCGGCAACGTGCTACCGATCGGTCTGATGCCGGAAGGTACGATTGTGTGCAATCTGGAGGAGAAGACCGGTGACCGTGGCAAGCTGGCGCGTACGTCGGGCAACTACGCCTCGGTGATTGCGCACAACCCGGACACCAAGCGTACCCGTGTGAAGCTGCCGTCCGGTGCGAAGAAGGTGCTGCCGTCGGCTAACCGTGCTATGGTCGGTATTGTGGCCGGTGGCGGTCGTATCGACAAGCCCATCCTGAAGGCGGGTCGTGCGTACCACAAGTACAAGGTGAAGCGCAACTGCTGGCCGAAGGTGCGCGGTGTGGCGATGAACCCCGTCGAGCATCCGCACGGTGGTGGTAACCATCAGCACATCGGTAAGGCGTCGACCGTCAAGCGCGGTACGCCTCCGGGTCGCAAGGTCGGTCTCATCGCTGCCCGTCGTACCGGTCGTATCCGTGGTGGCAAGGGCGACGAGAAGTTCAaggagaaggagaagaagtaaacacacacgcggtTCCTGTTTTCGGGGTGTGTATGCTGTTTATGTTCTGGTCTTTTTCTGGTACTGCGATGGTGGTTGCAGATGCGTCATTGAAGCGGGAGTCCTATCGATATCGTTTGCATATTGATAAACAAAagatgaaagagaaaaaaggaaagcgatGTGGGAGGttgaaagttaaataaatatcgaCTTCCAACTGTATTAAGTGTGTTTGTTCTTTGTTGTTCTAGTGGTTTTAGTTTGAGCCAAGCAGCTTAATCCTTCATGAAGAATTATTCATATGCATCTTCAGTTGGGGAATCATCATCAGTCGATTCTcaacagattcatgaatctatcCATCAATCAGAAGGCTGCGATTTCGCCGTCAAATTGgtaaatcaaaacattcaagAATCTGAATTAGATTCTGCCCAACTCTAGTAAAAGATACCAAATAATCCAGGGTAGACGACAATATGATTAGTAGGACTCAACCAGTAAACTCAATATCCTTTACACGGAGTACAGCTTGTAATACAAAGCAGTTTAAGCTACAGTGTACTGCTGGAATCCGGGACCAACCTTTCGGCAAGATTGGAATACTGTTGCTGTGACAGTCCAAGATGATGATTTTAACTAGATTGACTCAGTAAGGTAATAGAATGGTGTCTAATTAAACATCATAACCCCAATTACGGGCTTGGTCCATTCGATCCATTAGACCCACTAGCTGGCCATTAAAATGAGAATTAGCAGGGACATTTTCTTGAGCAATTTTAGCTAAAggaggaataaataaatgaacagaGTTACACTACCGACTGTTTCCATGGTAACGTGCTGGAAGTTGACAGTACAGATGAAGTTTCGGGATCTGTTATCGTAACTGCAACTATCGTAATAACACACAGCATGTTAAGttacattatattttattcctttttttgtttacttttacaATATAGAGacatagtttttttgtttcttttaataaGTTGTTTTATACAATACAATAGACGTATTCCATGATCTATGTTACttctgctttttgtttgtttgttgtgtgatttcttctgcttctctCACAAAGCCCACAGCGATGCTGCTACATTTGTTCcacatttgtttccatttcctacCCACGTACCAGCAGCTTAGCTTGCAGAGACAGTAGTAGATGTAGTAATAGTAATGGTGGTAGTTAGTAgtaaatttattgtgttttgctgtgctTTCAACTTGTTCTGTTTCCGAATCATTCTGTATTACAAtccaacaacaccagcagagGCGCTTCCTTcttcggttgtgtttttggttgCAAACCTATTTACAGTGtacaaaaatatgattttccTCTATGTTTTTGCCCCCCACAACACCGTTAGaaagcgttttattttatgttctgtttgctgttcagctatttcctttccaaatgtggtttgttttgttgctgaagATGAAGGATCAAAATTGCAATCTTCTACACATGCTTTCTTCTAACTTTTACGTACGGTTTCCACATACTAACACTAATGTGATACATTtataaaggaaaagaaaaaattaaattaaattatccacCCTCTCTACAGCCTTTTTGgtaagaaacacaaaaataaacacatgattagcaaagtaaaacaaacttcCTTGCGGTAAGTTATCTCGTGGCAATTTAGCAACATTACacttaagataaaaaaaaaacagtgacaTGATGTGTGTTCGTATAACAAAACTAGCAAAATGTACACATTACATTCGTTTTGTGGCAGGACAACAGTTAGGAAACACAAGTGGGGGAAAAACGTTATCGAGCAcgtataaacaaaaaaaatgggttttcGAGGGTCTTACACGCTGATTGCTATCACAAAATTACTATAATGATTCCTTTACGGCCATCCCTATACTCCTTCTACCGTCCATCCAAATCCCATCGTGCACCGATGTTTTGATCATGATTTTCAACATTCCCTGAAGTGTTGTTATGCTCTCGCGTACAGCACGATTCGGTTGGTAACCATCGTTACGATGGGCTCACTTTGATCGTCCTGCGAGCACCTATTCTGTGTGTTTAAGTTTGTGTGTCTATATTCAAATTGGAGCACTAGGAGACGGATTAAAATTACTTCCCAAAAGTAAGAAGTTGACTCATCGTCATCAGCAGTCGATGTTCAACGATGCTtctaaaacacaaccaaaaaaaactctcttGACTCTTAAAAACTACGCttatgggaaagaaaaaaaaatctaaaccaCAAGtaggcaacaaaaacaatatcaaGCAACCGTTGGacacacgcaaaaaaggaACCCGCATTAATAGAAGAACAGAAGCCGTTCCTGGGCGGATGTGGACAGCAAACGCCAGGTCCGCTTAATGCTAATGTACTGCACCAGTGCCCGGACGCAGATCAAAAAGCCGAACGCCATTATTAACCACCACAGCCAGGAGTTTTCGTGTGACGCAAAGTCGGTCGAGTGTTTCATGATCAGCGTCCACTTGGCGAGCGACAACCCGAACCCGGACAGCGCACCGTACCGGGCAGCGATCGTGTGACAGAAGCACGTCAGCACCAAGAATCCGATCCAGTTGAACAAAAACGCAATTAGGAAAGCGGTTACGAACATGATGTCCGTACCGAGCAGTCCGTTGTCGGCGGTAATGTTTTCCCCGTCGGCATCGATCGCTATGAACGTAACCTGCGGTCCACCGGGTACACCCGGACCGCGACCACCCATGGAGGTGATGCTGGGTGGGGGCGGTGGCATCTGCGGTCCCATCGGTGGTATTGGCAGCTCGTGGTTGATCATCTTTTCCATCTGCACCTCCTCGTAGGTGGGCAGCTTGGTGGTTAGCTCCGGCACCGGGACCGATTCGTTGAGCTGCTGCTGCGTATCGGTCGCTTCGTACGGGGGCGGTGCACTAAAATCGGCCTTTGGCGGCGGTAACTCATCCGGCCGATTGTTTGTCGGTGGcattgtgtgggttttttggtGGCTGAAAGCAGATGAAAGCTACGATAAGTTGTAAAGCGGTCTATGGTGAAGGAAAAGATTAGATATTGCGCGTcatgtgatgtgttttttttttgtgtgattaGCCAAAAATGTTCTGTGAACATTAAATATGAGCATTTAAACCGActttcacaacaacaaaaaacattgtaacCGCAAAACGGTTTGTTGTGGTGAGTCACATCGCACTTGGCTACGTAGAGCATTATCGATTTTTTCCTACTTCCACACCACACGCCACACTAGATGTTTATCTTTTGGTGTATGGAAAAATAACGCTGGCGTGGTGGTTCGTGACCACCACAGGCCCTACTGCGTTGCTTACCCTGTTTTAACCCAACAACCGTACTTCCGTGATTAAAGTATTATCCTCCCGTGTTTTTTACGGGCACACCACCGCTTCCGGAATTACGATTCTTCGCGTTGTAACGCTTCACTGCACCGCACGGTATTATGGCAGCGCCTGAATAGTGTCGTCACTTTGTGCGAAGACGACCTTTTACTGCTGCGTACGATGACCACAAACCAGGCGAACGATATTAAATAATCTTTCCGTCCCGTAACGGAGTTCCCTTCGGGTATCGAAATTGCTCTGTAACTCGTCGGGTTAAACGTAGTAGCACACAGATTATGCGTTTATTTACTTGCTGATATCACTTTGTCTACACGGCAGCGTTGTAAAGTACGGACAAATAAAATTTGCCTTCTTCTCTGGGCCTTCTTTTTCTGGTCTTTTCCAAGAAAAATCCAAACATCGACTCACGCACACATCGATGCGTTCGCTGCTGTCaaatggagtttttttgtcaaaTCGCTGTCACCGAACTGTCACACAACTGGTCTAAAAACATGAATGAGCGCAATAGCGACTGGTCGAAAGAGTTTgtgactattttttttttattgaagagTGATTCCTAGTGAATCTAACGCGtagaaataaacgaaaaatattattttcctgAAAGAgtatcgattttgtttttaaatcgttTAATTTCTAAAGGGGGAAAAATACCCGTTTGAGCTACGGATACATTTCGACCAGATGTGCTCAAATCTTGATAGAGATGGTCGCTTCGCATACATCCGCTCCACTCGGATCGGAGTTCAAAACCGAAGCATCATCAGTTTTGGCGCGCTCTGAAGCAGCAATCATCTTTACTCCGTTGCGTGCATTAGTTTGTGgcgttatttttcaataaagtGATAAAAATGCAGCGTGATTACGCCAAAGATAAAGGTACGATAGTTAAATGCTTCATTTCATAGTGCAATGGTTGTAGTTAATGCGTTTGTtcgttgtttccttttgcagaAACAATCAAATCCTTCCTGGCGGAGTTTTACCGCGAGGAAGATGATGGGAAGAAAAACTTCGTTTACGCACGCCAGCTGACAAAGATTGCGCACCGCGAGCAGATACAGCTTATCGTCGATTTGGACGATCTGATAAGCTACCGGGATGAGGTGGCAGAAGCGATGCAGTTGAATGCCCGGCGCTACTTGAAGCTGTTTTCCGATGCGGTCTTTGAGCTGCTGCCTTCGTACAAGGAGCGTGAGGTGATGAACAAGGACACACTGGACATCTTCATTGAGCATCGGCTGATGATGCAGGGCCGGCTGCACAGTCCGAATGATGCTCGCGACGCACGGAACAACATTCCGATGGAGCTGATCAAGCGGTACGATGTGTACTTCAAGGCGCCGAGTATGGCCAAGGCGGTGTCGATTCGCGAAGTGAAGGCGGAGCACATCGGTAAGCTGGTGACGGTGCGGGGCATTGTGACGCGCTGTACTGAGGTGAAGCCGATGATGACGGTCGCTACGTATACGTGTGATCGCTGTGGCGCGGAAACGTACCAGCCGGTTACGTCGATGAGTTTCAAACCGGCGATCGATTGTCCCTCGGAGGACTGCCGTGTGAACAAGGCGGGCGGTCGGTTGTACCTGCAAACGCGTGGCTCGAAGTTTGTAAAGTTCCAGGAAGTTAAGATCCAGGAGCATAGCGATCAGGTACCGGTGGGTCACATTCCACGGTCGCTGACGGTGATGTGCCGTGGTGAAACGACACGCTGCGCACAACCGGGTGACCATGTGGTCATAACGGGCATTTTCCTGCCCATCCAGAAGACAGGTTTCCGGGCGGTTGTGTCCGGATTGTTGAGCGAAACGTTCGTCGACGCGCACCGGATTGTTTGCCTGAACAAATCTGACGAGGGAGAGCTGAACAACGAGCTGACACAGGAGGAGTTGGACGAGCTGGCGAAGGATGACTTCTACACGCGCATCGCCAGCAGCCTGGCGCCGGAAATTTACGGTCATTTGGATGTGAAGAAggcactgctgttgctgttggtgggaGGTGTCGATCGCAGTCCGGACGGTATGAAGATCCGTGGCAACATCAACATCTGTCTGATGGGTGATCCTGGTGTGGCAAAATCGCAGCTGCTTGGATACATCGATCGACTGGCTGTGCGTAGCCAGTACACAACCGGGCGCGGTTCGTCCGGCGTAGGTTTGACGGCCGCCGTCATGAAGGATCCTCTGACCGGCGAGATGGTGCTGGAGGGTGGCGCACTGGTGCTTGCCGATCAGGGTGTGTGCTGTATCGATGAGTTCGATAAGATGGCAGATCAGGATCGTGTGTCGATCCACGAGGTCATGGAGCAGCAAACGATCTCGATTGCAAAGGCCGGCATTATGACGTGCTTGAATGCGCGTGTTTCCATCCTAGCCGCCGCCAATCCTGCCTACGGTCGGTACAATCCGCGCCGTACGATCGAACAGAACATTCAGCTTCCGGCTGCGCTGCTATCCCGGTTCGATCTGCTATGGCTCATCCAGGACAAGGCCGATCGGGACAATGATCTGCGACTTGCAAAACACATCACGTACGTGCACAGCCACGGCAAACAACCGCCATCGCGCATCAAGACGCTGGATATGGCCCTCATCCGGCGGTACATCGCACTGTGCAAGCGCAAGATTCCCGTGATCACACCGGAACTGACGGACTACATCGTCAATTCGTACGTTGAGTTGCGCCGTGAGGCACGCAACAGCCGTGACATGACGTTCACATCCGCTCGCAATCTGCTAGGCATTTTGCGCCTTTCAACGGCATTGGCTCGGCTCCGGTTGGCTGACACCGTCGAAAAGGACGACGTGAAGGAAGCGCTACGACTGCTTGCCATGTCGAAGGATTCACTGAATCAAACCGAACATCGTGATACACAGTAAGTTTTGATGGGGAACGTGGAAAAAGTAAGCGGTGTCACCGTGTTCTAaccattttctttaatttcgtAGCGTGCAAAACACTTCGGATAAGATATTTGCTCTGGTGCGTGAACTGGCCGGTGAGAGCAAGACGGTGAAGGTGGCCGACATTATGGAGCGCTGCACGTCCAAGGGCTACAAACCGGACGAGGTCGATGAGTGTATCGAAACGTACGAGGAGCTGAACGTGTGGCAGGTCAACCAAACACGAACGAAAATTACCTTCCTGTAAGCTGCTAGCCCCACTTATGTTCTTCTGTTTCCGTTTACGTAAAAGTACGCAATGTTTTATTCTCgctttaaaatttttcattttaattgacTTCATTTTCCCATCATTTTTCACGTAGTCCGTAAGATGTCTCACTTTTTATTGATAAGAAATTTTGAGTACCTTTTGTAGTGTCGTTGAAAGAGGGAGTAGTAGGTTTTTGTATTGTGTGAGTTTACTTTAATTTACCACTTTTTTCATTGAAACTGACACAAATAGAGAAAGGTAGGAAATGCACCTTCGTTACtaaggaatgattaaataaaggAGAAAATGTGACGAAAAGAAGGGCATGTATTGGATCAATGGCTTGTACCCGAAACTATGGCCAACACAAAACAAGTCATTAATTTGCAACGATTATCAAAATACCATCATGGAACAAATTTCGGAACGGATGCTAAATTAACATTATGATGGTGGAGGACGCCAACACATCAGTGGTATTTCTCAAACACACCACCGATGGACTGGGATTTGGGCCAAGAGAGGAAGAATACAATGCTTCGGACATTTCGCGAGTATGCAAGATTCGTTACGCAATGAGACAGCGTTTAATCGGTTGGTCTGCCAAGAAATGTGTGACCTAGAGCAGCTGATTGGTGATACCACGGCATGCTCAACTGCAGCTGGATAagaatatttgtttgcaaatagCCTGAATACATGGCTTAAAGTCCTAAATTTTCACTTAAATCAAGGCCTATTGCATGACCCATTCACGTCTTGACTGCGACTGGTATGTCCCAGATGCATGACTGGCTATGGGTACCCTAAATCAATGATAACCAACCAGTACGAATGAATGAtcaaaaataacaaccacTGTACAGACAGATTCATCGTTTGAATGATGCAGAATAGCTAGGAAATCCATCCGGTGACGGAGTTCAAATAATCCAGAATGTCCAGAATAAGGACAGTAGCAATCAACAAATACCTTCTTGTGGATTTCTTCTGCTGAGAGTACACAATTTTATCCTAAAATCCGCATTCATCTGTTAACAATTTGTTAACCTCATTACTAAAGGTATTTGTCTAGATTCAGATACTACAAACCAAGTGGAATTATCTCATGAGCAATTAAATTCATTATGAAGGCTAGTTTTGTGAATAATCTTTTCGATATATCCACTGTCTCATGTCCCATCGAATCGGTCGGTGCTGACAGTTAAAGATTGCTAATAAAACTACCCAATTTTTACGACTAGAGGCGCCTCCCATATGATTGTTTAAACTGTGTCTACACCCCATAAGGGCACAATTGATTACATTCGACACGTTCCATTTGGGGGTTGGTGTCCGTTAAGCGACTCAAGCTGAATTACAGACTAAGCCACTAGCGCACCCATCTGGCTAAGGGCTTTGGGCAGGGTTTAACGAATTCTCGGGCAATAAAAGGCAATGCTCATGTAGGGAATAATTCATGTACTTTAACGATCATTTGAATAAGCATTCGGTGGGAATAAGGGTGTACGTTGGAGCTTCTTGTTATGCCCAACCACAACCGAAAAAGTCATTAATGGAGGATCTGTTTCCTTTACAGCTTTATGTTCGTTTTGTACTATCAATTTCAAATTAGAAACGTCTCAAGGTCTTTTAAGTGTAttgctaaaaacaaaacggaaacagtCAAACTCGCCAGAAAATTGTATCGAATGAAGCGTATGATGATGTAATGCGAGACAGGAAGCGTCCATTATCCAATCGCCACCGTTTACCATATGGCTTCACGGGAAGCAAAGGGGGAAAACGGGTTTCATCCCTTCCGTCCGGCAATCCGGCCCTCTTAAAAGCTAATACACATTTAGCCTTTTTCCTTCCGCTAGCGCCATAAGATTGGTCAATTTACAGTTCATCCAATTTTCCCGTTAAAACCCAGGTGGAAAGCGAATTCTCATTCGGCATTCAGATTGTccttttctgctttctttGCACAAACTGAAAAAAGCCGAATCGGTCGATTACGAGCTTTGGGGTTTCTCTTTATGTAAATTCCTGCGtcaatccgttttttttcctccgtcCGGACCCCACCAACTCTCCAGGGTTGGCCCTTTTTTCTCCCGCTGTCCGCAAATGCAAATCCTACATGCTAGTGTGGCTCTTCTGCCGAACACGAACGTTAGTGGAGAGTAGTAGTAGGAAAATGGCcaaaaaattcattaaatctGATTGCCACTGATCTTATCGGTTTTTTGGCGGTTCTCTTTGGTTGGACCACTTTTTAACACGGCGACCACTTTCGGAGCAAACAAACTCGATTCGAACATGtttacacagaaaaaaaaggaaaccaaagcCCCCAAGAAGCTACCCAATCGGAAGTATAGAGAATCATTCAAATCGAAGCTGGTGGGAAGGAAAGTTACAAACACCAAGATAAATCCACCCACTGTTCTCGAAGGACGAAAGCtaaacacacagccacacaagCTCAAACTCAAATGCAAACAGCTTTCCGCTACATTTGCCCTGTACCAGCGAGCCGGCAAGGAAAGGAtgccaaaaaccgaaaaaccgCTTCACCGTTGCGGCCTATTTTTCTGCAGCTCGGCGTTCTCGGCGGCCGGTATTGTTCGGGGGGTCGGTCAGCACGCCGTTTATCGTTTCGGGATAGGTTATGGTTGACGGTCGACGCGTACGGTATCCTTTCACCGTAGCCTGGCATGCACTACATGCCTTGTGCCTCAAACCTCCAGTCATCTCCCATATAAATCTCGGTCCGTACGGATCAGACACCGGGACGCTTCGAGACCGGCGCTCTTGGATGGTAGCCATGTTGGGCTTTTCTTCCTCGTTCGCTCTACTTCAAATGGTCGGAAAATTGTGATGACACTCGGACGGAGCGTGTTGTTTCTGCGTCCCTGTCTGCCATTGGTTGCTGTTACGTTTTGTAGATGACCTAATGGAGGTCGAAGGCGCATTTGTGCGCATATTTTGAAACCGGAAACAGCCATACTGTTTCGAGACCCGTGTGCGTTCTTTCCCGCATTAATGAGAAGCGTTTTTTGggattaatatttaatatcagTTCAAACCCGAAAGGCGACGagtttttaaagaaaagaaccGACCACTGCAATGAGCAAAATGAAGTAGTTTGTGTTGAGTATTCCTTTTAAGAAGCTATTTTACGTTATTAATATGAAATGTATTTAAGTGCAATAAATACTGACTCTTTAAAGGAAGGATACACTCATTAGTTCCCTGTGCCATCTTCAGATGTGCGCCTAGTATTATGCAATTTTAATACACAATTGATTTAAAGAActgcatacttttgggcgtctattattcaaatgaaaaacatgaaaattttgtaattcAACACAATCTAGTTTTCCGATTAGAGTCTAGAATTGGTAAGGAATGTTTTTGCGCTGCATTTAGTGAATTGTTACGCAACACTGCcaacaatgcaacaaaacGCCTAGAGCTATGCAATAACCATAAGTGTGTTACCATTAGGAGACTTTTAAAAGTTTCCCTGATGCCAAAACAAGAGCTCTGTGAAATGTTAGTAGCTTTTATACTCCAGTAGTGTGAGCTACAACACCTCAAAATATGCAATCCAATGGAAAAAGACACTATCAGTCACTAttgacacaaacaaacaaacattgattAAAATATCTATAAAACTATACGCGAAGTAATAAAATCCCTTCataatttctttttcacatTCTCATCATCACGCATAGTCGATAAAATTTACCATATTATGCATTACAATCAcgattgtgtttttgcttAGTAATAATGCTTGCTGGCAGAAAGGGATTTTAtggaattgttttgcttcccggAACTCCCAACTAGCCCGTTTTTAATTGACATGTACTAGCACTAAAATCGATCCCTCCCATAAACCATTACTCTACGTCACGGATATTAGAATTCCGTCAGGTAGCACAGCAAGCCCTTACTGCAGGACCTCGTCGAGTACCAACTCCTGCTGCTGGCGATGGGTGTGAATCGGTATTGTCCGCAAGCTTAACTGCCTGATTAATGAGCCATTATCGAAACGGAGCGAGTCAACATTTACATCTTTAGTGCGAAGGTTTGTTATTGCTGGGGTGTGATTGAAATGACAAAAGCATTGCCCTTGCCCTCAACGCCT
This Anopheles marshallii chromosome 3, idAnoMarsDA_429_01, whole genome shotgun sequence DNA region includes the following protein-coding sequences:
- the LOC128714253 gene encoding NEDD4 family-interacting protein 1-like, which codes for MPPTNNRPDELPPPKADFSAPPPYEATDTQQQLNESVPVPELTTKLPTYEEVQMEKMINHELPIPPMGPQMPPPPPSITSMGGRGPGVPGGPQVTFIAIDADGENITADNGLLGTDIMFVTAFLIAFLFNWIGFLVLTCFCHTIAARYGALSGFGLSLAKWTLIMKHSTDFASHENSWLWWLIMAFGFLICVRALVQYISIKRTWRLLSTSAQERLLFFY
- the LOC128711934 gene encoding DNA replication licensing factor Mcm7; its protein translation is MQRDYAKDKETIKSFLAEFYREEDDGKKNFVYARQLTKIAHREQIQLIVDLDDLISYRDEVAEAMQLNARRYLKLFSDAVFELLPSYKEREVMNKDTLDIFIEHRLMMQGRLHSPNDARDARNNIPMELIKRYDVYFKAPSMAKAVSIREVKAEHIGKLVTVRGIVTRCTEVKPMMTVATYTCDRCGAETYQPVTSMSFKPAIDCPSEDCRVNKAGGRLYLQTRGSKFVKFQEVKIQEHSDQVPVGHIPRSLTVMCRGETTRCAQPGDHVVITGIFLPIQKTGFRAVVSGLLSETFVDAHRIVCLNKSDEGELNNELTQEELDELAKDDFYTRIASSLAPEIYGHLDVKKALLLLLVGGVDRSPDGMKIRGNINICLMGDPGVAKSQLLGYIDRLAVRSQYTTGRGSSGVGLTAAVMKDPLTGEMVLEGGALVLADQGVCCIDEFDKMADQDRVSIHEVMEQQTISIAKAGIMTCLNARVSILAAANPAYGRYNPRRTIEQNIQLPAALLSRFDLLWLIQDKADRDNDLRLAKHITYVHSHGKQPPSRIKTLDMALIRRYIALCKRKIPVITPELTDYIVNSYVELRREARNSRDMTFTSARNLLGILRLSTALARLRLADTVEKDDVKEALRLLAMSKDSLNQTEHRDTHVQNTSDKIFALVRELAGESKTVKVADIMERCTSKGYKPDEVDECIETYEELNVWQVNQTRTKITFL
- the LOC128714016 gene encoding 60S ribosomal protein L8 — its product is MGRVIRAQRKGAGSVFRAHTKKRKGQPKLRHLDYAERHGYLKGVVKQIIHDPGRGAPLAVVNFRDPYRFRLNKQLFIAAEGMYTGQFVYCGRRAQLQIGNVLPIGLMPEGTIVCNLEEKTGDRGKLARTSGNYASVIAHNPDTKRTRVKLPSGAKKVLPSANRAMVGIVAGGGRIDKPILKAGRAYHKYKVKRNCWPKVRGVAMNPVEHPHGGGNHQHIGKASTVKRGTPPGRKVGLIAARRTGRIRGGKGDEKFKEKEKK